A window of Dorea formicigenerans contains these coding sequences:
- a CDS encoding response regulator, with product MLKVFLAEDETLIREGLRDNIPWEQYGYRFVGEAADGEMALPLIRKTKPDVLITDIKMPFMDGLSLSRIVREELPRTKIIIISGYDDFEYAREAISIGVDQYLLKPVTRMNLRKVLQELKEKIEQDAEQEDYQTMLQNEMHEYEQFSRRIFFEKVLEGKMSVKEIYDEAAKLEMELTASSYNLIFIYLQEHRKNQSELEVEQFLRQQEEILHYFLRCPQYQVFRWNVNCYGVLIKSDQDNVEKETDKALDYVRKICEKALEKMDWYVAAGKPVERLSMLKECYKSASHCLAYRFVLPQMHVLTEENLSKYMANQEENNQAAVTVDTSKVAPDVILDFLARGIQGEIYNFVESYLGGISEALKSRMFCEYVVLNIRFTILSYVESVGGSKEEYLQAIGEYAQNIHMESEEVFEYFVKMLQIAIEIRDKDSDSQGGNTLRRALEYIQNHYTEESLTLGNVACEVQVNANYLSSIFSQSMEKTFTEYVTEKRMEKARKLLRDTTVATAEIAATVGYKDSHYFSFVFKKTQGVSPRDYRNGKKN from the coding sequence ATGTTAAAAGTATTTCTGGCAGAAGATGAAACTTTAATCAGAGAAGGTCTAAGAGACAATATTCCGTGGGAACAGTATGGCTATCGGTTTGTCGGGGAGGCAGCGGATGGTGAAATGGCACTTCCGCTTATACGAAAGACGAAACCGGATGTGCTGATCACAGATATTAAGATGCCGTTCATGGACGGGCTGTCATTGAGTCGAATCGTGAGGGAAGAACTCCCAAGAACAAAGATTATTATCATCAGCGGGTATGATGACTTTGAGTATGCAAGAGAAGCCATTTCCATCGGGGTAGATCAGTATCTGCTGAAACCTGTGACGAGAATGAACTTAAGAAAAGTGCTTCAGGAATTAAAAGAAAAGATTGAACAGGATGCAGAACAGGAAGATTACCAGACGATGCTTCAGAATGAAATGCATGAATATGAACAGTTTTCCAGACGGATTTTCTTTGAAAAAGTACTGGAAGGGAAAATGTCTGTCAAAGAAATCTATGATGAGGCGGCCAAGCTTGAAATGGAGCTGACAGCGTCCAGCTATAACCTGATTTTCATATATTTGCAGGAGCACCGGAAGAACCAGTCGGAGCTGGAAGTAGAGCAGTTTTTGCGGCAGCAGGAAGAAATCCTGCACTATTTTCTGAGGTGTCCACAGTATCAGGTATTCCGGTGGAATGTAAACTGTTATGGAGTCTTAATAAAATCAGATCAGGATAACGTTGAAAAGGAGACAGACAAGGCACTGGATTATGTCCGGAAGATATGTGAGAAGGCGCTGGAAAAAATGGATTGGTACGTGGCTGCAGGAAAACCGGTAGAGCGGCTGAGTATGCTCAAAGAATGTTACAAGAGCGCCAGTCATTGCCTTGCGTACCGTTTTGTTCTGCCACAGATGCATGTGCTGACAGAGGAAAATCTGTCAAAATATATGGCGAACCAGGAAGAAAATAATCAGGCAGCAGTGACAGTCGACACATCAAAAGTGGCGCCGGACGTAATTCTGGATTTTCTGGCAAGGGGTATCCAGGGGGAGATTTACAATTTTGTTGAGTCCTATCTTGGGGGCATCAGCGAAGCCTTGAAATCCAGAATGTTCTGCGAATATGTAGTGCTGAATATCCGCTTTACGATTTTGTCTTATGTGGAGTCAGTCGGAGGTTCAAAGGAAGAATATCTACAGGCCATTGGCGAGTATGCACAGAATATTCATATGGAGTCAGAAGAGGTTTTTGAGTACTTTGTAAAAATGCTTCAGATAGCGATAGAGATTCGTGATAAGGACAGCGATTCACAGGGCGGCAACACTCTTCGAAGAGCACTGGAATATATTCAGAATCATTACACCGAAGAGTCGCTGACACTTGGAAATGTGGCATGTGAAGTTCAGGTTAATGCCAATTACTTAAGTTCTATCTTTAGTCAGAGCATGGAGAAGACATTTACCGAATACGTGACAGAAAAGCGTATGGAAAAAGCAAGAAAGCTGTTGCGGGATACGACTGTGGCAACCGCAGAGATTGCAGCAACGGTGGGCTACAAAGACTCCCATTATTTCAGCTTTGTATTTAAGAAAACGCAGGGAGTCAGCCCGAGAGATTACCGGAATGGAAAGAAGAACTAA
- a CDS encoding GntR family transcriptional regulator: protein MAIKYKWLAGTLRDLIKKDVKNQINKLPSEQELCRRYHVSRQTVRQALNLLTQEGLIEKRHGSGSYITGHSANLSDDQIAILISDDSNYIYPGVLDDIQGTLRKYHFSSQVHITKNETYEERKILTKLLSAPPRGIIVEGSRSYLPNPNLDLYRALQKKNCRFVFLHNYYQNFSQIPFVKDDNFSGSRQLTEYLLSQGHTAIGGIFHSDDLQGAERFQGFMETMRNQGLPVPDSRVGWFNSHDLDHLQRFQDTGFLKKIVQDSLESCTAVVCYNDMIAYFLIKELNLAGYHLPDDMAIGAFDNTYLSNSQILTLTTLSHKSHEMGTAAANMIIQQLKGIPVTFLEVPWTLIPKGSTPDNLLDNL from the coding sequence ATGGCGATTAAATACAAATGGCTGGCCGGAACGCTCCGGGATCTGATTAAAAAAGATGTGAAAAATCAAATTAATAAGCTGCCATCAGAACAGGAGCTGTGCAGACGTTATCATGTCAGCCGCCAAACCGTAAGGCAGGCTCTGAATCTTCTTACACAGGAAGGTCTAATTGAAAAGCGCCATGGAAGCGGCAGTTATATTACCGGACATTCTGCAAATCTGTCTGATGACCAGATTGCTATTTTGATTTCTGATGATTCCAATTATATTTATCCCGGTGTATTAGATGATATTCAGGGAACACTTCGAAAATATCATTTTTCATCACAGGTTCATATTACGAAAAATGAAACTTATGAAGAGCGCAAGATTCTGACAAAACTCTTATCTGCGCCACCACGGGGAATCATTGTGGAAGGATCCAGAAGTTATCTGCCGAATCCGAATCTGGATCTGTACCGTGCACTTCAAAAAAAGAACTGCCGCTTTGTCTTTTTACATAATTACTATCAGAATTTCAGTCAGATCCCTTTTGTAAAAGACGACAATTTTTCCGGAAGCCGCCAGCTTACAGAGTATCTTCTTTCCCAGGGACATACAGCAATTGGCGGCATCTTTCACTCTGACGACCTGCAGGGTGCAGAACGCTTTCAAGGATTTATGGAGACTATGCGTAACCAGGGGCTTCCTGTCCCGGATTCCAGAGTCGGCTGGTTCAACTCTCATGATCTGGACCACCTGCAGCGTTTTCAGGACACTGGGTTCTTAAAAAAAATCGTGCAGGACTCCTTGGAATCCTGCACGGCTGTCGTCTGTTATAATGATATGATTGCATATTTTTTAATTAAAGAACTGAATCTGGCCGGATACCATCTGCCTGATGATATGGCAATCGGAGCCTTTGATAATACTTACTTAAGCAACTCCCAGATTCTGACCCTGACTACTTTATCCCACAAATCCCATGAAATGGGCACTGCCGCTGCCAACATGATAATCCAGCAGCTCAAAGGAATTCCTGTCACATTTTTAGAAGTCCCATGGACTCTGATTCCAAAAGGAAGTACACCGGACAACCTTCTGGATAACCTTTAG
- a CDS encoding ABC transporter substrate-binding protein codes for MKKKIISVLLASMMVIGLVGCGGSKETADGAKSDSGDGLIKVGIINNDPNESGYRTANDKDLKATFTKENGYDASFAYSLKNDEQITSAQKFIQDGVDYLLLSAADTAGWDSVLKDAQDAGTQVILFDRTIDADESLYAASIVSDMEKEGETAANWLKDQKLPEYNIIHIQGVMGSAAQKGRSGALADTAKSEGWNIVTEQTAEWNAEKAQQIVQSVIDSGQAFNVIYAENDDMAKGAVAALDKANISHGVGKDVIVMGFDCNKWALEELLNQNWNYDGQCNPYQASYIEDVIKKLESGEKIDEKTIIMDEKGFDATTITQDDVDQFGI; via the coding sequence ATGAAGAAAAAAATTATCTCAGTTTTACTCGCATCTATGATGGTCATTGGACTTGTAGGCTGCGGAGGATCAAAAGAAACAGCTGACGGCGCAAAATCCGATTCTGGTGACGGACTGATCAAAGTTGGTATCATCAACAACGATCCAAACGAATCCGGATATCGTACAGCAAATGATAAAGACTTAAAAGCAACATTTACAAAAGAGAATGGATATGACGCTTCATTCGCTTACAGCTTAAAGAATGATGAGCAGATTACATCAGCTCAGAAGTTTATCCAGGACGGTGTTGATTACTTGCTTCTCTCCGCTGCTGATACAGCAGGTTGGGACAGTGTCCTGAAAGACGCTCAGGACGCAGGTACACAGGTTATTCTGTTCGACCGTACAATTGATGCAGACGAAAGCCTGTATGCAGCATCTATCGTATCCGACATGGAAAAAGAAGGTGAGACAGCAGCAAACTGGTTAAAAGACCAGAAATTACCTGAGTATAACATCATTCATATTCAGGGTGTTATGGGATCAGCAGCTCAGAAAGGACGTTCTGGCGCACTTGCAGATACAGCAAAATCTGAGGGATGGAACATTGTAACAGAGCAGACAGCAGAGTGGAATGCAGAGAAAGCACAGCAGATTGTACAGTCCGTTATCGATTCCGGACAGGCATTCAATGTAATCTATGCAGAGAACGACGATATGGCTAAAGGTGCTGTAGCAGCTCTTGACAAAGCAAATATCTCCCACGGTGTTGGAAAAGATGTTATCGTTATGGGATTTGACTGCAACAAATGGGCATTAGAAGAACTTCTGAACCAGAACTGGAACTATGATGGACAGTGCAACCCTTATCAGGCTTCCTACATCGAAGATGTTATCAAGAAACTTGAGTCTGGTGAGAAGATTG